ATGCGTGCTGACGCCAGCAGACTGTGCCAACCGACGCACCGAAGGCAAGCGACTGCCACCCCGATAGCGAAAATGCAGAGCCTGCTGCACCCAGGCAACCAACTGATCGCTAAGCGTCACGTCCGAACCGCGCACGGGCTGCCAATCCAACCATTCCATGATGCTGACCTTTAAGCGAGAAAACCGACTGTAGCGGAAGTATGACCAGTACAGCCTGGCCGACTGATTGATAAACTGTATCGCAACTGTATTGCTTATTTATTTTAAGCTCAAAGCTGTGATAAACCTATTTCTTATCCGTGGTGATTTTCATGAGCCGCAGCACCAGTCTTCCCATGCCCAGTACCGCCCCAGCATTGCTGATCTATCTCTACGCTTTTATCGGGGTTACCGTCTTTGCCTTCACCTTGCCCATGACACGGCTGGCGGTGCAAAGCTTTGACCCTTGGCTGGTCGGAATGGCGCGAGCCAGTATCGCGGGGGTGTTTGCGGCCATCATCTTGCTGGCGACCCGCAGCCGTCGCCCCACGGCGTCGGAATGGCGCGGCATCGCCCTGTCCTGTACGGGTGTAATCGTAGGCTGGCCCGTGTTTTCCTCGATTGCCATGCAGACCGTGCCTTCCTCGCACGGGGCCGTATTGAGCGGGCTGATTCCTTTGGCCACCGCCATTGTTGCCTCTGCCCGTAGCGGTGAACCCTTGAGCCGCCGCTTCTGGATGCTGAGCCTGCTGGGTGCCGTACTGGTGCTGCTCTACGCTTT
This genomic window from Alcaligenes faecalis contains:
- a CDS encoding DMT family transporter, producing the protein MSRSTSLPMPSTAPALLIYLYAFIGVTVFAFTLPMTRLAVQSFDPWLVGMARASIAGVFAAIILLATRSRRPTASEWRGIALSCTGVIVGWPVFSSIAMQTVPSSHGAVLSGLIPLATAIVASARSGEPLSRRFWMLSLLGAVLVLLYAFYIGEGALQTGDIWLALAVFMSGVGYAEGGRVARTLGGWRTICWCLAASLPLTIPATLWLTFPMTEMPSSQSVMALLYLALFSSLLGFFPWYKAMAMGGVARIGQVQLAQPFLTVLISAVWLSEQVDLLTWLSCIVIIAIIAASRRA